A stretch of the Bubalus kerabau isolate K-KA32 ecotype Philippines breed swamp buffalo chromosome 11, PCC_UOA_SB_1v2, whole genome shotgun sequence genome encodes the following:
- the IL1B gene encoding interleukin-1 beta, whose amino-acid sequence MATVPEPINEMMAYYSDENELLFEADGPKQMKSCIQHLDLGSMGDGNIQLQISHQLYNKSFRQVVSVIVAMEKLRNSAYAHVFHDDDLRSILSFIFEEEPVIFETSSDEFLCDAPVQSVKCKLQDREQKSLVLASPCVLKALHLLSQEMSREVVFCMSFVQGEERDNKIPVALGIKDKNLYLSCVKKGDTPTLQLEEVDPKVYPKRNMEKRFVFYKTEIKNTVEFESVLYPNWYISTSQIEERPVFLGHFRGGQDITDFRMETLSP is encoded by the exons ATGGCAACCGTACCTGAACCCATCAATGAAATGATGGCCTACTACAG TGACGAGAATGAGCTGTTATTTGAGGCTGATGGCCCCAAACAGATGAAG AGCTGCATCCAACACCTGGACCTCGGTTCCATGGGAGATGGAAACATCCAGCTGCAGATTTCTCACCAGCTCTACAACAAAAGCTTCAGGCAGGTGGTGTCGGTCATCGTGGCCATGGAGAAGCTGAGGAACAGTGCCTACGCACATGTCTTCCATGATGATGACCTGAGGAGCATCCTTTCATTCATCTTTGAAGAAG AGCCTGTCATCTTCGAAACGTCCTCCGACGAGTTTCTGTGTGACGCACCCGTGCAGTCAGTAAAgtgcaaactccaggacagaGAGCAAAAATCCCTGGTGCTGGCTAGCCCATGTGTGCTGAAGGCTCTCCACCTCCTCTCACAGGAAATGAGCCGAGAAG tggTGTTCTGCATGAGCTTCGtgcaaggagaggaaagagacaacAAGATTCCTGTGGCCTTGGGTATCAAGGACAAGAATCTATACCTGTCTTGTGTGAAAAAAGGTGATACGCCCACCCTGCAGCTGGAG GAAGTAGACCCCAAAGTCTACCCCAAGAGGAATATGGAAAAGCGATTTGTCTTCTACAAGACAGAAATCAAGAATACAGTTGAATTTGAGTCTGTCCTGTACCCTAACTGGTACATCAGCACTTCTCAAATCGAAGAAAGGCCCGTCTTCCTGGGACATTTTAGAGGTGGCCAGGATATAACTGACTTCAGAATGGAAACCCTCTCTCCCTAA